One segment of Rosa chinensis cultivar Old Blush chromosome 6, RchiOBHm-V2, whole genome shotgun sequence DNA contains the following:
- the LOC112173032 gene encoding probable flavin-containing monooxygenase 1 gives MGKTVAIIGAGISGLLACKYTLSKGIQPIVFESLSTIGGVWTKTVESTKLQTPKAVYQFSDFPWPSSVTEDFPNQRQVMDYIQSYAQHFDLLRHIKFNTNVCGIEYEGPSEDEMQSWSLWAGTGEPFSSKGKWKVMVEDKQSPSTEVYLVDFVVLCLGRSSGIPNIPKFPPNKGPEEFHGDVIHSMEYASKDYESAAEFVKGKQVTVVGFQKSALDIAMECSNANGVEHPCTVLYKTEHWNVPDYLPWGVPLAYLYLNRFSELLVHKPGEGLLLSLLATILSPLRWAFSKFVETYIDKKLGLSKYGMVPKHSFLQQISSCLISTVPEKFYDRVQEGSILLKKSPKCFSFCREGILVEGENSPVKTDLVILATGFRGDEKLKDIFVSPTFQDYIAGSPESILPLYRECIHGRIPQLAVIGFSVSISNLYISEMRCRWLAEFFGGTFKVPSIKEMEKDVKQWDEYAKRYSRKYYRRSCIGALHIWYNDQLCKDMGWNPKRKKGLLAELFEPYGPTDYISS, from the exons ATGGGGAAGACGGTGGCCATAATAGGAGCTGGGATCAGTGGCCTTCTTGCCTGCAAGTACACCCTTTCAAAGGGCATTCAACCCATCGTGTTCGAATCCTTGAGCACCATCGGAGGGGTATGGACCAAAACTGTTGAGAGTACCAAGCTCCAAACTCCTAAAGCAGTCTACCAATTCTCAGATTTTCCATGGCCTTCTTCAGTGACAGAAGACTTTCCAAACCAGCGTCAAGTTATGGATTACATCCAATCATATGCTCAACATTTCGACTTGCTCAGGCACATCAAATTCAATACCAATGTGTGTGGTATAGAGTATGAAGGTCCATCTGAGGATGAGATGCAATCATGGAGTCTCTGGGCCGGCACCGGTGAGCCTTTCAGCTCGAAAGGGAAATGGAAAGTTATGGTAGAAGACAAACAAAGCCCTTCAACTGAG GTTTACTTGGTAGACTTTGTAGTCCTCTGCCTTGGACGATCCAGTGGTATTCCAAACATTCCAAAATTTCCTCCGAACAAGGGTCCAGAAGAATTTCATGGTGATGTCATACACTCGATGGAATATGCTTCCAAGGATTATGAAAGCGCTGCTGAATTTGTGAAAGGAAAGCAAGTAACAGTTGTTGGGTTTCAGAAATCTGCATTGGACATTGCAATGGAGTGCTCAAATGCAAATG GGGTAGAACATCCATGTACCGTGTTGTACAAGACAGAACACTGGAATGTTCCTGACTATCTCCCATGGGGTGTGCCTCTGGCGTACCTATACCTCAATCGCTTCTCGGAGCTTTTGGTTCATAAGCCCGGTGAAGGCCTCCTACTCAGTCTCCTTGCAACAATTCTTTCACCTCTG AGATGGGCATTTTCAAAATTTGTTGAAACCTACATAGATAAGAAGCTTGGGTTATCCAAGTATGGAATGGTACCAAAGCATAGTTTCCTTCAACAAATCAGTTCCTGTCTGATCTCAACCGTGCCTGAAAAATTCTATGACCGAGTCCAAGAAGGAAGCATTTTACTTAAGAAATCTCCCAAATGCTTCAGCTTTTGCCGAGAAGGCATTTTGGTTGAAGGAGAAAACTCCCCTGTAAAGACAGATTTGGTCATATTGGCTACTGGATTTAGAGGTGATGAGAAGCTTAAAGACATCTTTGTGTCACCAACATTTCAAGACTACATAGCTGGATCACCTGAGTCCATTTTACCTCTCTACAG GGAATGCATCCATGGACGAATTCCACAACTAGCTGTAATTGGATTCTCCGTGAGTATCTCAAACTTGTACATATCAGAGATGAGGTGCAGATGGCTAGCAGAGTTTTTTGGAGGCACATTCAAGGTCCCAAGCataaaagaaatggagaaagatGTGAAACAATGGGATGAGTATGCCAAGCGATACTCCAGAAAATACTACCGGAGATCATGCATCGGAGCGCTTCACATATGGTACAATGACCAATTGTGCAAGGATATGGGATGGAATCCCAAAAGGAAGAAGGGACTTCTTGCTGAACTATTTGAGCCTTATGGCCCAACGGATTATATTTCCTCTTAA